In a single window of the Pandoraea pulmonicola genome:
- a CDS encoding TetR/AcrR family transcriptional regulator has product MSPRLPAGRQAGDTKLRILDAAEDLFIEYGYDAMSLRQITSRAEVNLAAVNYHFGSKETLLQAMLSRRLDRLNEERLALLTRAEAAWPGSRLTCEHVLGAMFIPALAISHHRDIGGPAFLRLLGRVYADPSPFIRDYLQHHYAPVFKRFFDAFAQALPELPPQELRWRLQFALQALSGVLASSDTTRLIDTFAQGQPMGDLQMVARLTALMVAALKAPMPGDEQLASFAAVFALTREAGVTPPRESGQIDPPSAPSGSYGGDPGRTSGISNDLNDPEASGNTGWSLASA; this is encoded by the coding sequence GTGAGCCCACGCCTTCCTGCCGGCCGACAAGCCGGCGACACCAAGCTGCGCATCCTCGATGCGGCAGAAGACCTCTTCATCGAATACGGTTACGACGCCATGTCGTTGCGGCAGATCACCTCGCGCGCCGAGGTGAACCTGGCGGCCGTGAACTACCACTTCGGCAGCAAGGAAACGCTGCTGCAAGCCATGCTCTCGCGCCGGCTCGACCGGCTCAACGAAGAGCGCCTCGCCTTGCTCACCCGCGCCGAGGCTGCGTGGCCCGGCTCACGGCTGACGTGCGAGCACGTGCTGGGCGCGATGTTCATTCCAGCGCTGGCGATTTCGCACCACCGCGACATCGGCGGCCCCGCCTTCCTGCGTCTGCTCGGACGCGTGTACGCCGATCCGTCGCCGTTCATCCGCGACTATCTGCAACACCACTATGCGCCGGTATTCAAGCGCTTCTTCGATGCCTTCGCCCAGGCGTTGCCCGAATTGCCGCCCCAGGAACTGCGCTGGCGTTTGCAATTCGCGCTACAGGCGCTCTCGGGCGTGCTGGCGAGCAGCGACACGACGCGCCTCATCGATACGTTCGCCCAGGGCCAGCCGATGGGTGACCTGCAAATGGTGGCGCGCCTGACGGCGCTCATGGTGGCCGCGCTCAAGGCGCCGATGCCAGGCGATGAGCAACTCGCGAGCTTTGCGGCGGTCTTCGCGTTGACCAGGGAAGCCGGCGTGACGCCGCCGCGCGAAAGTGGCCAGATCGATCCACCGTCAGCGCCGTCGGGCTCGTACGGCGGAGATCCCGGGCGCACGTCCGGCATTTCAAACGATTTGAATGATCCGGAGGCTTCCGGCAACACAGGTTGGTCGTTGGCAAGCGCCTGA
- a CDS encoding acyl-CoA dehydrogenase, producing the protein MAVWILAFVVGACALLLRRAHAWQWLIATALWVGAGAALGLAGPVASTLLAVVFILPALLLSIGPLRRAWITAPALAKFRTIMPEMSDTEKDAIEAGSVWWDADLFSGRPDWRKFMSLPAPALSAEEQAFLDNEVERLCDLSNDWESTQVWQDLPPKAWQYAKDAGFLGMIIPKRYGGLEFSAYAHSQVVMKLASRCSAAAVSVMVPNSLGPAELLLHYGTEAQKNYYLPRLAKGEEIPCFALTSPYAGSDAAAIPDVGIVCRGVHEGRETLGFRVTWNKRYITLGPIATVLGLAFRALDPDHLLGNDDEPGITCALIPTHHPGVVIGRRHWPLNAVFQNGPNSGKDVFIPLDWVIGGRAQVGKGWRMLMECLAAGRAISLPSSNVGYSKIAVRATGAYAAVRRQFRTPIGKFEGVQEALARMAGNLYAMDAARRLAALAVDLGEKPSVISAIAKYHVTERARKVVNDGMDVVAGKGICMGPNNFLARAYQQIPVSITVEGANIMTRCLMIFGQGAIRCHPYVLKELAAAQTTDRDAAVRAFDDALFGHMTFVTSNIVRGALQGITHARFSPVPSDAAPELHAYYRAANRLSTLLAIAADVSMAVLGGSLKRRESITGRLGDILSQLFLLTATLKRFEDEGRPQADLPLVHWAAQDALWQAREAFEGVLANYPSRAVAWWMRWKLAPLGLPYARPSDALGAQVAELMQTPGDARERLIAGSYSPRPEIDGLAYGEIVFQMTPQVSAIEHRLRAAVKEGRLPAMPQSLPEFTQWVDHAASLQLLSDDERRVLAQYADYAARAVAVDDFPADFGRLADTQRAQQLAAADEAVTP; encoded by the coding sequence ATGGCCGTCTGGATTCTCGCGTTTGTGGTTGGTGCATGCGCATTGCTGCTCCGTCGCGCGCACGCATGGCAGTGGCTGATCGCGACCGCGCTGTGGGTGGGCGCCGGCGCCGCGCTGGGCCTGGCCGGCCCCGTGGCGAGCACGCTACTTGCCGTCGTCTTCATCCTGCCCGCCCTGCTCCTGAGCATCGGCCCGCTGCGGCGCGCGTGGATCACGGCCCCCGCGCTCGCCAAGTTCCGGACGATCATGCCGGAAATGTCGGATACCGAAAAAGACGCCATCGAAGCCGGCAGCGTCTGGTGGGACGCCGACCTCTTCTCCGGTCGTCCCGACTGGCGGAAATTCATGTCGTTGCCCGCGCCCGCGCTCTCCGCCGAAGAGCAGGCCTTCCTGGATAACGAGGTCGAGCGTCTGTGCGATCTGTCCAACGATTGGGAAAGCACACAAGTCTGGCAGGATCTGCCGCCCAAGGCCTGGCAGTACGCGAAGGACGCCGGCTTTCTCGGCATGATCATTCCCAAGCGCTACGGCGGTCTGGAGTTTTCCGCATATGCACATTCGCAGGTCGTGATGAAGCTCGCTTCGCGCTGTTCGGCCGCCGCCGTGTCCGTCATGGTGCCGAACTCGCTGGGCCCGGCCGAACTGCTGCTGCACTATGGCACCGAGGCGCAGAAGAACTACTACCTGCCGCGTCTGGCCAAGGGTGAGGAAATTCCCTGCTTTGCGCTCACCAGCCCCTACGCGGGATCGGATGCCGCCGCCATCCCCGATGTCGGCATCGTGTGCCGGGGCGTGCACGAAGGCCGCGAAACGCTCGGCTTCCGCGTCACCTGGAACAAGCGCTACATCACGCTCGGTCCGATTGCGACCGTGCTGGGCCTCGCGTTTCGCGCACTCGATCCAGACCATCTGCTCGGCAACGACGACGAACCCGGCATTACCTGCGCGCTCATTCCGACGCACCACCCGGGCGTCGTCATCGGCCGCCGTCACTGGCCGCTCAACGCCGTCTTCCAGAACGGCCCGAACTCCGGCAAGGACGTCTTCATTCCGCTCGACTGGGTCATCGGCGGCCGCGCGCAAGTCGGCAAGGGCTGGCGCATGTTGATGGAGTGTCTCGCGGCCGGGCGCGCCATCTCGCTGCCGTCGTCGAACGTCGGCTACTCGAAGATCGCCGTGCGCGCGACCGGCGCCTATGCCGCCGTCCGACGTCAGTTCCGCACCCCCATCGGCAAGTTCGAAGGCGTGCAGGAGGCGCTTGCGCGCATGGCGGGCAATCTCTACGCGATGGACGCCGCACGCCGTCTGGCGGCTCTCGCGGTCGACCTCGGCGAAAAGCCCTCGGTGATTTCCGCCATCGCGAAGTATCACGTGACCGAGCGCGCGCGAAAGGTCGTCAACGACGGCATGGACGTCGTCGCCGGCAAGGGCATCTGCATGGGCCCGAACAACTTCCTCGCCCGGGCGTATCAGCAGATTCCGGTGTCGATCACCGTCGAGGGCGCGAACATCATGACGCGCTGCCTGATGATCTTCGGCCAGGGCGCGATCCGCTGCCACCCGTATGTGCTCAAGGAACTCGCCGCCGCGCAAACCACCGACCGCGACGCCGCCGTGCGGGCCTTCGACGACGCCCTCTTCGGTCACATGACCTTCGTGACGAGCAACATCGTGCGCGGCGCGCTGCAGGGCATCACGCACGCACGCTTTTCCCCCGTGCCGTCGGACGCCGCGCCGGAGTTGCACGCGTACTACCGCGCAGCCAATCGTCTGTCGACACTGCTCGCCATCGCGGCAGACGTCTCGATGGCCGTACTGGGCGGCTCGCTCAAGCGCCGCGAGAGCATCACCGGCCGCCTGGGCGACATCCTCTCGCAGTTGTTCCTGCTCACGGCGACGCTCAAGCGCTTCGAGGACGAAGGACGCCCGCAGGCCGATCTGCCGCTGGTGCACTGGGCCGCGCAGGATGCCCTCTGGCAGGCGCGCGAAGCCTTCGAGGGCGTGCTGGCGAACTATCCGTCGCGCGCCGTCGCGTGGTGGATGCGCTGGAAGCTCGCGCCGCTGGGCCTGCCGTACGCCAGGCCTTCCGACGCGCTCGGCGCACAAGTCGCCGAATTGATGCAGACGCCGGGCGACGCCCGTGAGCGACTGATTGCCGGCAGCTATTCGCCGCGCCCCGAGATCGACGGACTGGCATACGGCGAGATCGTGTTCCAGATGACGCCGCAAGTGAGTGCGATCGAGCACCGTCTTCGCGCGGCTGTCAAGGAAGGCCGTCTGCCTGCCATGCCGCAGAGCCTGCCCGAGTTCACGCAATGGGTCGATCATGCCGCGTCGCTGCAACTGTTGAGTGACGACGAGCGTCGCGTGCTCGCGCAATACGCCGACTACGCCGCGCGCGCCGTGGCGGTCGACGACTTCCCCGCCGACTTCGGCCGCCTTGCCGATACACAACGGGCACAACAACTGGCCGCGGCCGACGAGGCCGTGACACCCTGA
- a CDS encoding 3-oxoacyl-ACP reductase, whose product MTTSDRYLTFANSAVGSRLANALGLPRPVPLERMPSYGAADAPPPAPPPPLAVVGGAGDAPLLPRLASELHRLGIPSLAHAARLDWIAQANAAGTMSGRFNPAEGVRPKALLFDASAIASTDELIALYTFFHDTLASLDKCARVLVLGLPPHLATTPQAGVAQRALEGFVRSLAKELKRGATAQLLYVAPHARDALHSTLRFFLSPRAAYVSGQAITLQEPVFDTPPTRDERPLAGQIAVVTGAARGIGEAIATVLARDGAHVVCVDIPSAQGPLDAVASRLGGSALACDIAGPDAAATLLAHLATHAPRGLDILVHNAGITRDKTLVRMSEAQWQSVLDINVGAPQRLNSALLDAGVLRTSSRIVGVASISGIAGNRGQTNYAASKAAVIGMVEAWSPRLAERHISINAVAPGFIETQMTAAVPFAIREAGRRMNSLGQGGQPVDVAETIAWLAHPASGALTGQVVRVCGQSLLGA is encoded by the coding sequence GTGACGACGTCCGACCGATACCTGACTTTCGCCAACTCCGCCGTGGGCAGCCGCCTGGCGAATGCGCTGGGGCTGCCTCGCCCCGTGCCGCTCGAACGCATGCCGTCGTATGGCGCCGCCGATGCGCCACCCCCTGCCCCGCCCCCGCCGTTGGCCGTCGTCGGCGGTGCGGGCGACGCGCCGCTGCTCCCTCGTCTGGCAAGCGAATTGCACCGGTTGGGCATTCCAAGCCTCGCCCACGCCGCACGGCTCGACTGGATTGCCCAGGCGAATGCCGCCGGAACGATGAGCGGGCGCTTCAATCCCGCCGAAGGGGTACGCCCCAAGGCGCTGTTGTTCGATGCGAGCGCCATCGCGAGCACCGACGAGCTGATCGCGCTCTACACGTTCTTTCACGACACGCTCGCCTCGCTCGACAAATGCGCACGCGTGCTCGTGCTGGGCCTGCCGCCCCATCTGGCGACGACGCCGCAGGCAGGCGTCGCGCAGCGGGCGCTCGAAGGCTTCGTGCGTTCGCTCGCGAAGGAACTCAAGCGCGGCGCCACGGCGCAACTGCTCTACGTCGCGCCGCATGCGCGCGACGCGTTGCACTCCACGCTGCGGTTCTTTCTGTCGCCCCGCGCCGCCTACGTCAGCGGTCAGGCGATCACGCTTCAGGAGCCCGTCTTCGACACGCCGCCGACGCGCGACGAACGCCCGCTCGCCGGTCAGATCGCGGTGGTGACGGGCGCGGCGCGCGGCATCGGCGAAGCCATTGCCACGGTGCTCGCGCGTGATGGCGCGCATGTCGTCTGCGTCGACATTCCCTCCGCGCAAGGCCCGCTCGACGCCGTAGCGTCCCGCCTGGGAGGAAGCGCCCTCGCCTGCGACATCGCCGGCCCCGATGCGGCGGCCACGCTGCTCGCCCATCTGGCGACCCATGCGCCGCGTGGGCTCGACATCCTCGTGCACAACGCCGGCATCACGCGCGACAAGACGCTCGTGCGCATGAGCGAAGCGCAATGGCAAAGCGTGCTCGACATCAACGTCGGCGCGCCACAACGTCTGAACAGCGCGCTACTCGACGCCGGCGTGCTGCGCACCAGCAGCCGCATCGTGGGCGTGGCGTCGATCAGCGGCATTGCCGGCAACCGCGGGCAAACCAACTACGCGGCGTCGAAGGCCGCCGTGATCGGCATGGTCGAAGCGTGGTCGCCCCGGCTCGCCGAGCGGCACATCAGCATCAACGCCGTGGCGCCCGGCTTCATCGAGACGCAGATGACCGCGGCGGTGCCGTTCGCGATTCGCGAAGCCGGTCGACGCATGAACTCGCTCGGTCAGGGCGGTCAGCCGGTCGACGTTGCCGAGACGATCGCATGGCTCGCCCATCCGGCCTCCGGTGCGCTGACAGGACAGGTCGTGCGCGTGTGCGGCCAAAGCCTGCTCGGCGCATGA
- a CDS encoding acetyl-CoA C-acetyltransferase, translating to MSAFKPTAPAPALRRVAILGGNRIPFARANTAYATASNQDMLTAAMQGLIDRFELHGQCLGEVAAGAVLKHSRDFNLTRESVLSTTLAPQTPAYDVQQACGTGLETAILTGNKIAMGQIDVAIAGGVDTASDAPIGVNEKLRKILLEANRQRSTGGKLGAFAKARPGMLFSPSLPRNGEPRTGLSMGEHCEWMAKRWQIERAAQDALTLASHQHLAAAYEQGFFLDLMTPFRGLQRDNNLRPDVTLEKLASLKPVFDRSAAGTLTAGNSTPLTDGASCVLLASEDWACAHDLPVLAYLTYSQTAAVDFFNPDESQREGLLMAPAYAVPRMLAQAGLTLQDFDFYEIHEAFAAQVLCTLKAWEDPQYCRDKLGLAAPLGSIDRQRLNVNGSSLACGHPFAATGGRILATLAKLLATRGGGRGLISICAAGGQGVVAMLER from the coding sequence ATGAGCGCCTTCAAACCCACCGCCCCCGCCCCGGCCTTGCGACGCGTTGCCATTCTCGGCGGCAATCGCATTCCGTTCGCACGCGCCAACACCGCTTACGCGACCGCGTCGAACCAGGACATGCTCACCGCGGCGATGCAGGGCCTCATCGATCGCTTCGAACTGCACGGCCAATGCCTCGGCGAAGTCGCTGCCGGCGCGGTGCTCAAGCATTCGCGCGACTTCAACCTGACGCGCGAATCCGTCCTGTCGACGACGCTCGCTCCGCAAACGCCCGCCTACGACGTGCAGCAGGCTTGCGGCACCGGGCTCGAAACCGCCATCCTCACGGGCAACAAGATTGCGATGGGCCAGATCGACGTCGCGATCGCGGGCGGCGTGGACACCGCCTCGGACGCCCCCATCGGCGTGAACGAAAAGCTGCGCAAGATCCTGCTCGAAGCCAACCGGCAGCGCAGCACCGGCGGCAAGCTCGGCGCATTCGCCAAAGCGCGGCCCGGCATGCTGTTCAGCCCGTCGTTACCACGGAATGGCGAGCCGCGCACGGGACTGTCGATGGGCGAGCATTGCGAATGGATGGCCAAGCGCTGGCAGATCGAGCGCGCCGCGCAGGACGCGCTCACGCTCGCCAGCCACCAGCACCTCGCCGCCGCCTACGAGCAGGGCTTCTTCCTCGATCTGATGACGCCGTTTCGCGGCCTGCAGCGCGACAACAACCTGCGTCCCGACGTCACGCTCGAAAAGCTCGCCAGCCTCAAGCCGGTCTTCGATCGCAGCGCCGCCGGCACGCTCACGGCGGGTAACTCGACGCCGCTCACCGACGGCGCCTCGTGCGTGCTGCTCGCGAGCGAAGACTGGGCGTGCGCGCACGACCTCCCGGTGCTTGCCTATCTGACGTACTCGCAAACCGCCGCTGTCGATTTCTTCAATCCGGACGAATCGCAACGCGAAGGACTGCTGATGGCGCCGGCCTATGCGGTGCCGCGCATGCTCGCGCAGGCCGGGCTGACGCTGCAGGACTTCGATTTCTACGAAATCCACGAGGCCTTCGCCGCGCAAGTGCTTTGCACGCTCAAGGCGTGGGAGGACCCGCAGTACTGTCGCGACAAGCTGGGGCTGGCCGCGCCGCTGGGCAGCATCGACCGTCAGCGTCTTAACGTGAACGGCAGTTCGCTCGCGTGCGGCCATCCGTTCGCCGCGACCGGCGGGCGCATTCTCGCCACGCTCGCCAAGCTGCTCGCCACGCGCGGGGGCGGACGCGGCCTCATTTCGATCTGCGCGGCTGGCGGTCAGGGCGTGGTCGCGATGCTCGAGCGCTGA
- a CDS encoding AMP-binding protein — protein sequence MDQAVQQERVWLDAYPPGVPADIDVTRYTSLVQAFDEWIAKYRDRVAFVSLGSEITYGEVARQARAFAAWLQAQGVRPGDRVALMMPNCFQYPICLFGTLIAGGVVVNVNPLYTVRELGHQLRDSGAQTIVVFENFAKTVQDALPDTEVRNVLVTQIGDLLGPGVNVKGRAVNFLMRHVAKQVPHYHLPKAIPLRRALDRGAEHAPTPVPLARDDLAFLQYTGGTTGVAKGAMLSHGNVLANLLQTEAWAADQLDGDIEVNLSLLPMYHILSLTVNCLVFMSLGGRNILIANPRDVKKVVYIIRNETFTGVTGVNTLFNGLLENKEFRARDFSKLKLSLAGGMATQRAIAERWKQVTGKPIIEGYGLTECSPIVTMNPVDLAHMDAYEFTGSIGLPAPSTDVRFRREDGTWAGIGEPGELCVRGPQVMQGYWRRPEETARTLDADGWLMTGDIGVMDERGYVRLIDRKKDMILVSGFNVYPNEIEDVVMLHPGVREAAVVGVPDPVAGERVKLVLVARDPQLDAETILAHCREQLTAYKVPRIVEFRQGELPKTTVGKILRRELREPAPTQATPLSAP from the coding sequence ATGGATCAAGCTGTCCAGCAAGAACGCGTCTGGCTCGATGCCTATCCCCCTGGCGTGCCGGCCGACATCGACGTCACGCGCTACACGTCGCTCGTGCAGGCCTTCGACGAATGGATCGCGAAGTATCGCGACCGTGTGGCGTTCGTGAGCCTCGGCAGCGAAATCACCTACGGGGAAGTGGCGCGCCAGGCACGCGCGTTCGCGGCCTGGCTGCAGGCGCAAGGCGTGCGCCCGGGCGATCGCGTGGCGCTCATGATGCCCAACTGCTTTCAGTATCCGATCTGCCTGTTCGGCACCCTCATCGCCGGCGGCGTGGTGGTCAACGTCAACCCGCTCTATACCGTTCGCGAGCTCGGACATCAATTGCGTGACAGCGGTGCGCAGACGATCGTCGTCTTCGAGAACTTCGCGAAGACCGTGCAGGATGCGCTGCCCGACACCGAAGTGCGCAACGTGCTCGTCACCCAGATCGGCGACCTGCTCGGACCGGGCGTCAACGTCAAAGGCCGCGCCGTGAACTTCCTCATGCGACACGTCGCGAAGCAGGTGCCGCACTACCATCTGCCGAAGGCGATCCCGCTGCGTCGCGCGCTCGATCGAGGCGCAGAGCATGCCCCGACGCCCGTACCGCTCGCCCGCGACGATCTCGCCTTCCTGCAATACACCGGCGGGACCACGGGCGTCGCCAAGGGCGCCATGCTCTCGCACGGCAACGTGCTCGCCAACCTGTTGCAAACCGAGGCGTGGGCCGCCGATCAGCTCGACGGCGACATCGAGGTGAACCTGTCGTTGCTGCCGATGTATCACATCCTCTCGCTCACGGTGAACTGCCTGGTGTTCATGAGTCTGGGCGGGCGCAACATCCTGATCGCGAATCCGCGCGACGTGAAGAAGGTCGTCTACATCATCCGCAACGAGACCTTCACCGGCGTCACGGGCGTGAATACGCTCTTCAACGGACTGCTGGAAAACAAGGAATTCCGCGCGCGGGATTTCTCGAAGCTGAAGCTGTCGCTCGCGGGCGGCATGGCCACGCAGCGCGCCATTGCCGAGCGCTGGAAACAGGTCACCGGCAAGCCGATCATCGAAGGCTACGGTCTGACGGAATGCTCGCCCATCGTCACCATGAATCCGGTCGATCTCGCTCACATGGACGCCTACGAGTTCACCGGCTCGATCGGTCTGCCCGCCCCTTCCACCGACGTGCGCTTCAGGCGGGAAGACGGCACGTGGGCCGGCATCGGCGAGCCCGGCGAGCTATGCGTGCGTGGTCCGCAGGTCATGCAAGGCTACTGGCGGCGGCCCGAGGAGACGGCCCGGACGCTCGACGCCGACGGCTGGCTCATGACCGGCGACATCGGCGTGATGGACGAGCGCGGCTACGTACGGCTCATCGATCGCAAGAAGGACATGATTCTCGTCTCGGGTTTCAACGTCTATCCGAACGAGATCGAGGACGTCGTGATGCTGCACCCCGGCGTGCGCGAAGCGGCCGTCGTCGGCGTCCCCGATCCGGTCGCCGGCGAGCGTGTGAAGCTCGTCCTCGTCGCGAGGGACCCACAGCTCGACGCCGAGACGATCCTCGCCCACTGTCGCGAGCAACTGACGGCATACAAAGTACCCCGCATCGTCGAATTCCGTCAGGGCGAACTGCCCAAGACGACTGTCGGCAAGATCCTGCGGCGCGAACTGCGCGAGCCGGCGCCGACACAGGCCACGCCCCTGTCCGCGCCGTAG
- the minE gene encoding cell division topological specificity factor MinE, with translation MSFLSFLLGEKKKTAAVAKERLQIILAHERAGSSPPADYLPALQRELVAVISKYVKIAQDDIKVSVEHQDNLEVLEVKIELPQT, from the coding sequence ATGTCCTTCCTGTCTTTCCTCCTGGGGGAGAAGAAAAAGACCGCCGCCGTTGCCAAGGAGCGCCTGCAGATCATTCTGGCGCATGAGCGCGCGGGCTCGTCGCCGCCGGCCGATTATCTGCCGGCACTGCAGCGCGAGCTGGTCGCCGTCATCTCCAAGTACGTCAAGATCGCGCAAGACGACATCAAGGTCAGCGTCGAGCATCAGGACAACCTGGAAGTGCTCGAAGTGAAGATCGAACTGCCGCAAACCTGA
- the minD gene encoding septum site-determining protein MinD, translated as MAKVIVVTSGKGGVGKTTTSASFSAGLALQGHKTAVIDFDVGLRNLDLIMGCERRVVYDLINVIQGEANLNQALIKDKSCENLFILPASQTRDKEALTQAGVEKVIKDLTDMGFEYIVCDSPAGIESGALLAMHFADEALVVTNPEVSSVRDSDRILGILSSKTKRAIEGSEPIKEHLLITRYNPKRVNDGQMLSLEDIQEILRIKLIGVIPESESVLHASNQGTPAIHLDGTDVADAYRDVVSRFKGEDKPMRFTDYQKPGLLQRIFGSK; from the coding sequence ATGGCAAAAGTGATTGTGGTGACCTCTGGCAAGGGTGGCGTCGGCAAGACGACGACCAGCGCCAGCTTTTCCGCCGGCCTCGCCTTGCAGGGGCACAAGACGGCAGTCATCGATTTCGACGTCGGCCTGCGCAATCTCGATCTGATCATGGGTTGCGAGCGCCGCGTGGTTTACGACCTGATCAACGTGATCCAGGGCGAAGCGAATCTCAACCAGGCGCTCATCAAGGACAAGTCCTGCGAGAACCTGTTCATCCTGCCCGCCTCGCAAACGCGTGACAAGGAAGCGCTCACGCAAGCGGGCGTCGAGAAGGTCATCAAGGACCTCACCGATATGGGCTTCGAATACATCGTGTGCGATTCGCCGGCCGGTATCGAATCGGGCGCGCTGCTCGCCATGCATTTCGCCGACGAGGCGCTCGTGGTGACGAACCCCGAAGTGTCGTCGGTGCGCGATTCGGATCGCATCCTCGGCATTCTCTCGTCGAAGACGAAGCGCGCCATCGAAGGCAGCGAGCCGATCAAGGAGCATCTGCTCATTACGCGCTACAACCCGAAGCGCGTGAACGACGGCCAGATGCTCTCGCTCGAGGACATTCAGGAAATTCTCCGGATCAAGCTCATCGGCGTGATTCCGGAGTCGGAGTCGGTGCTCCATGCATCGAACCAGGGCACTCCCGCGATCCATCTCGACGGCACCGACGTGGCCGACGCGTACCGCGACGTGGTGAGCCGATTCAAGGGCGAAGACAAGCCCATGCGCTTTACCGACTATCAGAAGCCGGGGTTGTTGCAGCGCATTTTCGGCTCGAAGTAA
- the minC gene encoding septum site-determining protein MinC, which yields MPQKKTPYFELRSGAVDTLHFVVKTPQLDTLRTELAQRFEATPEFFAGDTVAIDVRRLAGEERVAVPALAEMLAEFRMKPIGVVANTEQAEWAVVDGLPRLDSHERRVSRASRDTRDEEAAAPTQATEAVAAAPAPAIPEASAIPSTIIDKPLRSGQQVYAKGDLIILDLVSYGAEVIAEGNIHIYAPLRGRALAGVKGKLDARIFCTCLEPELISIAGIYRTGEHALPPEVQGRSVQVRLVDDKLIFEPLGLK from the coding sequence ATGCCGCAAAAGAAAACGCCGTATTTCGAGTTACGCAGCGGTGCAGTGGACACGCTGCATTTCGTGGTCAAGACGCCTCAACTGGACACGCTGCGCACCGAGCTGGCGCAACGGTTCGAAGCCACCCCGGAGTTCTTTGCGGGGGACACGGTCGCCATCGACGTGCGGCGTCTGGCGGGCGAGGAGCGGGTGGCCGTGCCGGCGTTGGCCGAAATGCTGGCCGAATTCCGTATGAAGCCGATCGGCGTGGTCGCCAATACCGAGCAGGCCGAATGGGCGGTCGTCGACGGGCTGCCGCGTCTGGACAGTCACGAGCGGCGCGTTTCGCGTGCTTCACGCGACACACGCGACGAGGAAGCGGCAGCGCCCACGCAGGCGACCGAAGCCGTGGCGGCGGCGCCCGCGCCGGCCATTCCGGAAGCGTCTGCGATTCCCTCGACCATCATCGACAAGCCGTTGCGTTCAGGCCAGCAGGTCTACGCGAAGGGCGATCTGATCATCCTCGATCTCGTGAGTTACGGGGCGGAGGTGATCGCGGAAGGTAATATTCACATTTACGCGCCGCTGCGGGGGCGGGCGCTGGCAGGCGTGAAGGGCAAGCTCGACGCGCGCATCTTCTGCACCTGCCTCGAGCCCGAGCTGATTTCCATCGCCGGGATATACCGGACCGGCGAACATGCGCTGCCGCCCGAAGTTCAGGGGCGATCGGTGCAGGTGCGGCTGGTAGACGACAAATTGATTTTCGAGCCCCTGGGGCTCAAGTGA
- a CDS encoding SDR family NAD(P)-dependent oxidoreductase: MHIDLKDKVALVTASTAGIGFAIAHGLAAAGATTIVNGRSREGVDAAVAKLRKAVPDAQVRGVAADVSSALGCDTLVSAVPDVDILVNNAGIFGPQDFFEIPDEAWQHFYDVNVMSGVRLSRAYLPGMATRGWGRVVFIASESALNIPADMIHYGMTKTAQLAVSRGLAKRMRGTGVTVNAVLPGPTLSDGMAAMLHASGVPANADMEQAAAAFVREHRPSSLIERAASTAEVANMVVYVASPQASATTGAALRVDGGVVDSL, encoded by the coding sequence ATGCATATCGATCTGAAGGACAAGGTGGCGCTGGTGACGGCGTCGACGGCCGGCATCGGCTTCGCCATCGCGCACGGACTGGCGGCGGCCGGTGCAACGACCATCGTCAACGGCCGTTCGCGCGAAGGAGTGGACGCCGCTGTCGCGAAGTTGCGCAAGGCCGTACCCGATGCACAGGTGCGCGGTGTGGCTGCCGACGTGTCGAGCGCGCTCGGGTGCGACACGCTGGTGTCCGCCGTGCCGGACGTCGACATTCTCGTGAACAACGCCGGCATCTTCGGTCCGCAGGACTTTTTCGAGATTCCCGACGAGGCCTGGCAGCATTTCTACGATGTCAACGTCATGTCGGGGGTGCGGCTCTCGCGCGCCTATCTGCCCGGCATGGCCACCCGTGGCTGGGGGCGTGTGGTCTTCATCGCGTCGGAGTCGGCATTGAACATTCCCGCGGACATGATTCATTACGGGATGACGAAGACGGCACAGCTCGCGGTCTCGCGTGGCTTGGCAAAGCGCATGCGCGGCACGGGCGTGACGGTCAACGCCGTGCTGCCTGGTCCGACGCTTTCCGATGGCATGGCGGCAATGCTGCATGCATCGGGCGTGCCGGCGAACGCCGACATGGAGCAGGCGGCCGCCGCGTTCGTGCGGGAGCACCGTCCGAGTTCGCTCATCGAGCGCGCGGCGAGTACGGCGGAGGTGGCGAACATGGTCGTTTATGTTGCGTCGCCGCAGGCGTCGGCCACGACCGGCGCGGCGCTTCGCGTCGATGGTGGTGTGGTCGACTCACTATGA